The Bicyclus anynana chromosome 12, ilBicAnyn1.1, whole genome shotgun sequence genomic interval AATCCAAGGAAAGATTGCAATTGATAACTAGACCGATGTTAATGAAAAAATTGGTccatggaaagctacattatcagcgagtaacataagcaaaatttttttttttctccgtaTTCCGACAGGAATGAGAACTACATGGGTGAAATTGCAGGTAATAGTAAATCAAGATTTGTAAATAGATAAACGTACCTTATCCCAAAGGGACATGTTAAAGCCGTAATTGCAATGGAAGAACTGATGGTGCTCATCATGGAACTCTGCGTCAGGCTGCCAGGGCTGCCACCACTGGCCCTTGAAGTTGATGCCCGAGTGGTCGAGGATACCGTGGTAGTAGTTGTAGAGGGCGACCGCGTAGAAAGGCACTGGAAATGTCGAACCAGACATGAgaaaatccgcagaagaaccaaagtcaccgtcaTAGCtaaacgagtcgcgaagctgaattggcatTGGGCGGAAGATACAATTTGAgatgtacgttggggtcccaagatacTGGattggtgaccccgcactagaaagcgtattgttagtcgaccctccactagttggaccgaagacatcaagcaacAGGGAGCCGCTCAATGCTGGCAGCTAcatttgtttgaaagtccaagCAAGAGGCATattatgtccagctgtggacgtccattggctgttagtgatgatgatgatgatgaataaataaatctaacctCCGCTCAGTAAAATGTGGTGTTCCTCAAGGCAGTATTTTAGGTTCACTTAAATTTATCTTATATATTAACGACTTTTCTAAATCAATCCTACATTCAGTTATTATACACTGTTCGCTGACGGATGTAACGAGGGCGTGTGGTACAGGCGATGGATTATGTACgtcggctaatgatgatgataatattctACACACGATTTCTACTTACTCCAGTGCACTGGCAAGGTGAACAGCGGCAGACACATGGTGAGCTGCACGTGCATGATTTCCACGGGGTGGATGGCGGTGACTGAGAAGGCGGTCGGCTGCTTGTACTTATGGTGCAACTTGTGGAAGCGCTTGTAGAGCCACGGCGTGTGGTACAGGCGGTGGAGGATGTACGTCGTATAGTCCTGGAATTACAAATGAACTTATCAAACGCATGACATAATTAGATAGATCATCATTacaaacccatattcagctctctgttgagcatgagtctcctgtTAGAATAAGAGGAATTACACGAATATTCCACCGAGCTGGCTCAACGTGTGTATGCGAtcgtttttcgcaaatccctcggaaaAAATGGATTTATCCGAAATAAAAAGTTGCATATACGTTGCTCAATAATGTTCactatttatcaatattttctattaaaattagttaagcCGCTCCAGAAATTAGCCTGGACATAAATTAGAGAAAAGCTACAAAAAAGTTTGCTTGTGTTTAAGTatcttgtaaattaatataagtacTTCAAAgaatacagttattttgaaataacagacatacttcaatttatttttatattgatttattggTTATTATCAGCCCTTTTACGACCCAAATTGCCAGGTTTCCCGTTCTTATACGTTTAATATAGAATTTGAAACCACCGCActacttcaatgcgggttggccaGATTTGAGTGAATATTATGGGCTAGGATAGGCTCTTTATCAGACGTTAGTTAAAAGACAACTTCATTTAATATCTCTTGGGCGCATGACATGAAAGGAAAACCCCAGACGACCATTTTTCGCttcctaaatattttttccGACGCACTATCAAAACCACATACACAAAGTTGGAGCACTATAGTCATGAATAAACATTTTGCTTTTAGGCCCAAAATCCATTTAGgtattagaattaataattaaataatgttctTCACGTACCGTGTAAACAAAGATTATAGGGAACTGCAAGAAGAACCACCACCATCCGTACTCATCGAACTGGTAGTAGACAGTGGAAGGGTTTTCGTTGTAGATGTAGCAGGCGAGGAAGGCGGAGAAGCTACCAGTGATGAAGAGCGAGACGGTCCCTATCATGATCTCATGGCGCTCCAGTTCAGGGGACAACCACTTCTTCGGTTGGATCTTCCATTCGTGAGCTAAATGCCTTCTCCGCACATAGAAGTACCACTGGAATGAGAAATGATACACTTGAACGAAACAGTAGTGTGCTTAATTTTGCGGAAGTACCTACTTCCTGAATAGTGAGTAAttccttttttttctattcagATATCATTcaattagcaaaataaatcagttaCTGCCTATTGATAAACTTGTGTAAAGTTAAACATTACATTGTTTGAAGTATGATGAATAACTTTCTAAAGAGCAATTTAGGCGTTTTATTAGGCGCGCCacaatttgtatatttattttatgctgCTTCAAACATTTAGTTTACTAAACTATTTAACCagcacttttaaaaagtcaaatCTGTCTATtacaaagtgcttgtaagctacttgaaataaatgaatatcaatttgaatttgaaaattatattgttaatacCTAATGCTTTAAAACTGATTAATGTTAAATGGAAACTGAGACAGTAAGATAGTTTTACTGGAAATATTTAATGAAcagtatattttgataaaattttatgtttatcgGTGGATCTACTTTGAGGCACAGATCTAGAatctattttttacaattaatagattctaaatattataagttaaagttacatttttttttaacaaaaaagagtttttaaataGATTAAGCAGTGGATACATAATTATAGAAAGTAAAATTTACTGTGAACTCTAAGAACCATTAAgattgtaattaagattttgtaCGACTTAAAGTGAAATTCTAAGGAGGCTTAATTAATTCGAACCGTAGTTAATAGAATTAAGTAACcagttgttttattttcaactcTTTTTCATTAACaagttttaaaagattttttcagatAGTACAAACAGGGCTTTAAAGTATCTACTtgcagaaaataaattaaatttgattttttctttatGATAAAAAGTCAGCAATTTAGTGCGGTCGtttctgatgttaagtgatgatgcagtctatgacaGTTGTAGTAATAAGTACTCCTAAATAGTTTAAGAAACTAAGTAAGATTTAAGACATAGTATCTCATTCTTGAAGAGTCTGAATCCCAACCAACCAAAAGTTCCTAGACAAAAGAATGGCGTCTGGTGACAGTagattcgttatcaacccatatttggctcactgccgagctctagtctcctctcagaatgagaggcgttaggccaatagtccaccacgctggcccaatgcggattggcagacttcacacgcgcagagaattaataaaattctctggtatgcaggtttcctcacgttgttttccttcaccgtttgagacacgtgatatttaatttcttaaaatgcacacaactgaaaagttggtggtgcatgcaccggaccggattcgaacccacaccttccggaatcggaggtagaggtcatttCCAATAGGCTATCACAATATCCATGATAGTAGATACTCCCTAACAATGTTAGCTATGTAAAACTTAACCCTACTAGCAGTTTTACCCCATAGGAATCTagttcatcttcatcatcacccTATTTGTAAAGGCATATTTCAAAGAATAGCTTAAGTTATTTTAAGTGAAGGGAAACTTAGACCTGCTGCTTCAATGCGAGTTGGCTTAGACTGATGATATTTGTTAATGTAACGATCAGTATTCGCCCGCCagcccgcattggagcagctttGTCGGTCCAAGCTTCATATTCCCTATAAGGATCCCTCCTACCGACCGACCGTCCCTTTAGTGAGCCATTAAaaaatgctgataatgatgacttaagAATGATAACTTACATGCAAGAAGCCACCAATAGCAAAATACGTGCCGTAGGACACACAATGCGCTGAAATGAAGATGACAGCAAAGTTCTCCATCTTGAGGTTTTCTGATGTAAAGAGCTTGTAGATCTCTTCCGTGGTCATGTTGCGGTCGCTCTGCGTGTGACCGAAGATCTGCTTGAGCGCCGTCACCAAGATCACAACCCATTCTCCTGAAATATAAGATCAGATTCCCATGTAACTGGTTTTACAGGAATTTTCAAGTTGGCATATAAAAAGTCTATGTCTAGTAGTGGATGTAGATCTACATaagataattatgttataagAATAAGTATTTTACTTAATCTTGTCTTTTtgttcattcatcattcatatcagccgattaacgtccactgcaggacagccttttttagggacttaaaaacatcacgatcctgagccgcctgcatccaacgaatacctgcgactcgcttgatgtcgtcagtccgcctGGGGAGTccacttattataatttaagtacCTAGCATATTATAGTACCTGCTGACGATGGTAAGTGGAATTCTGTGACTGATAAACATATCAACACTTTGCAGCACAAGTCAAAGTATCtcaaatatcaaaattcatgtatttcaattaggcttgcTTACTAAcaagtgcttgtatactaacaagcacttttgaatctTCAGGTTATGTTATAAGATTATGGATAGTTATTAGatattatgtattagttttaagttatgtgttgtgctagcaaaaaaaaaaatatttattttctatttttaaaactatttttaacttttaaaaaaaggaggaggttatcaattcgtcggaatatattttttttccatgtaTGTTCACCGTGtaaattattaagatttaggattttcagacagttctttcagaaacagctttaattaacacatcaCTAatttggtaccgccttcaaactgatcgcactaAGCAAcctgagaaggtagcacatacgatgttatttttcgctttttagtttagtaaaaaaatttttataattttgtagttggttgtattcttttattgaaattttagataattaaagtcaaaaagATGAACGAAGTGCTACACAATTTGTCTTGTTTGTTTTTTCACTATttgccaatttttaaaataatatgaccaatatcctCTCCAAATAGAGACAATGACAATAAGTAGTATACTAGCTCAACGGTCGAGAATCGACCTCACTATTCCTCGGTTAATTCTCCTCTTTATCCGTggaacttaaatatcacgtgtctcaaatggtgaaggaaaacatcgtgaggaaacctgcataccagagaattttcttaattctctgcgggtgtgtagtctgccaatccgcattggaccagcgtggtggactaaggcctgacccctcttattcttaaaagagactcgagctcagcagtgagctaaatatgggttgataacgaaccgTGGGACTATTGCGCTATCACAATGTCGCAATTGGTAATTTTCGCAAGTCGTTCGCCTCGCTTGCTCGCATATCCGCTGAAAGGCGAGCTAATAAATCGTCCTGCCATTATcagttacataatattaatagcaACCTACGACCCGGTCATAAATCAGGATAAAATTAACTACGTGACAATTTTAATATCCGTGCTATTATAAAATAGTAACGAGGTTTTATCCGGACATTACCTATTACAGTTAACTTTTTGTAAAAGAAAGCTAACAAATAAAGGTTGTTATCTGTctcgttagtccagtggttaatCGATGCAGCTTCAGATCataaggtcttgggttcgactTCTCGGTCGAGTCATGGAACACTAACTACACTACTAGCTAACACTAACAGCTACTGAGCTCTTTAAAGATTTTCAGCCTGGACTTGGTGATgaagttattatttaagtttttttttgttttattgttcttATGCGATCAGTCGACAAACTATGAGCAGAGGAGTTGTAGGGAGATTTGGTGGTTAGAAGCAACCAACGGGATAAACTCCATATAAACATTTAAATCCCAAGTGACTTACAATTTATACTAATACCAGTAAttaatgagattagcgcgttcaatcaaacaaacaaacaaataaacaaactcttccgctttataatattagaatagaatataGATTATAACTGCTGGAGTGGCGACCTCGCATAGAAAGCGCAGTCTTgctcgaccccctactaggtggaccgaggatatcaagcgggttgcagagagccgctggatactcgcggctcgagaccgttttgtttgtcGACAACGAAAATGCAAATGATGTATCAACTaagttcataataaaaattCGTTACTATGATCCACGAAAACTATATGTTGCgagcttaattattttttctcttaCCTACATTGGATAAAAACAGGCAGAGAGGAAtgagtttttaaaatgaattttcgtATAAAATCGTCTAATAAAATTATCGCGGAATATCGGAAAATTCTTATTTGGCACGATCTCTTGCTGACTAAACACGGAAAAGCCACTAAAAGGAAAATGTGCAAGAACATTTTAGAATGTTCGAGTTACTTACGTTTGTTCAGCGAAAATatgaattaatatattataccaACCCTTTGCACTTCgctttcatatttaatttgaaatatttcattTGGAGATAACATCTTATCTTTACCCGATTTCCGATACTtagcttttaatatattttgtaacttcattttaattaaagaaagttataaatctatactaataatataaagctgaaggattagtttgtttgtttgcttgaacgcgcttatctcaggaactactggtctgatttaaaaaattcttccagtgttagatagcccatttattgaggaaggctataggctataaattattcccatattcatacgggaacgggaaccacgcgggtaaaaccgggCGGCGTCTAGtattacatacatacgagtaagatgctatatctatattttaactttatgcTTTAAAATGCTTGGTTTGTTTAAAATCTTGTTCATAAGTTGATAAATTTGTTTAATCTTATCTCCTTAATTAATAGCGGCAGCTACTAATTCGTTTCATAGCAACCACCTGCTCTTCGATAAGTTACATTtcgctaattataattatctattaGGAATGTAAATCGCAATCAATTATTATCTCGTACGCGCGCGACTACGCGACTTCTAGCTCGTACGTATGTTTTTGTAAcagaatattatgatattatgtgATTAGCAATCAAAATCTGAAAATACATTGCACTTACAATGTAACCTAGTGGAAGTCAGGCTATAGAAGATATATTGGATTCATATATTAATCggtattagtatttatttactaaaactaagtagtttttagtatttttagttGTAAGTAGtgaataataagtaggtactattaaatacttataaataataaatactaatgaATATgtaataatcacactaatattataaaggcgaaagtttgtgtgtaagtatgtttgttcctcttttacgcagcggctactgaagcgatttggttgtaattcgaaatggaaatagattttactctgggctACACATAggcatacttttcatcccgaaaaaattcatggttcccgttggattcgtgaaaaactgaatgccacgaaacgaagtcgcgggcgtccgctagtaatatgtGACAATAAATATGTGCCTTCAAAGTTTTACTATAGCTACTCAGATCATAGTTGAGTTTGCTAGCAAGACAGTCTATAGCTTCGCAActacgttcgtaacactccgtaACACGCCAcgcggggcgtgtagcgatgaatgaaaaaccg includes:
- the LOC112050995 gene encoding lathosterol oxidase-like; amino-acid sequence: MTETRQRRVSNGTSQPKEDIDQNIDENKPKYWDPLTDGVRWIEKYAEPLEKFFERLPEFISTFIATFAVFTFGSTLRGEWVVILVTALKQIFGHTQSDRNMTTEEIYKLFTSENLKMENFAVIFISAHCVSYGTYFAIGGFLHWYFYVRRRHLAHEWKIQPKKWLSPELERHEIMIGTVSLFITGSFSAFLACYIYNENPSTVYYQFDEYGWWWFFLQFPIIFVYTDYTTYILHRLYHTPWLYKRFHKLHHKYKQPTAFSVTAIHPVEIMHVQLTMCLPLFTLPVHWMPFYAVALYNYYHGILDHSGINFKGQWWQPWQPDAEFHDEHHQFFHCNYGFNMSLWDKIHGTMRKVNRVYTEETFEGEAPLIDSAEANKIIETDPDAKEFVQKTKLNEAVASSKDSLNAKQ